From the Desulfohalovibrio reitneri genome, one window contains:
- a CDS encoding DUF3536 domain-containing protein, with the protein MNRYICIHGHFYQPPRENPWLEEVELQDSARPFHDWNERITAECYRPNTVSRILDDEHRIKEIVNNFEKMSFNVGPTLLAWMERKAPETLEAIVEADVRSRDRFGGHGSAMAQVYNHMIMPLAGERDRRTQVHWGMEDFRRRFGRDPEGMWLPETAVDLESLDILAEFGVKFTILAPNQVSGVRRLGSDSEFHDVSGDQADPTTPYVCKLPSGREIALFVYDGPISRELAFEGLLTSGETFRNRLMGAFTENGREWPQLVHIATDGETYGHHHRHGEMALSYALRLIEEDPEVGLINYGQYLEEHPPQYEIKIFENSSWSCVHGVERWKSDCGCNSGMHGDWHQKWRKPLRNAMNWLAGEAASIYEEQGPQLLRDPWKARDDYIHVLLDRSPENLDSFLSHHCTREVYGVERVRVLKLLELERYAQLIFTSCGWFFDEISGIETVQVIQYAVRAIQLAQELGAKDLSKKYVGRLSRAPSNVFSNGAEIYSKLAKPAQVDMHRVCAHYAMSALFAEEAEHADFACYQARSVHFHRLPAGRSNVAWGEARISSTVTTENEFFRFAVLTTGDHNVTCGVSSELDESAFKAMAKELSQAFEMGDMAEAIRTLDRHFGKQTYSVRHLFRDEQRKVVGRIIQPTLDEAEQSYRSVHDANYALLNFLHWLDMPVDSKLMDAAKHVVNADMLRLFEDSEMDVDRLRGLIEERNRLDLAVETETLQYVAAGWINRTMERLSEEQDPQAWMETATAVRNVMEALADLPLHLNLGRAENVFFDLARSNAPFPGGTGRAERAEVFARLGEMLKVRLP; encoded by the coding sequence ATGAACAGGTACATTTGCATTCACGGCCACTTCTACCAGCCCCCGCGCGAGAACCCCTGGCTGGAGGAGGTGGAGTTGCAGGATTCCGCCCGCCCATTCCACGACTGGAACGAGCGCATCACCGCGGAGTGCTACCGTCCCAACACCGTCTCCCGCATCCTTGACGACGAGCACCGCATCAAGGAGATCGTTAACAATTTCGAAAAGATGAGCTTTAACGTCGGGCCCACCCTGCTGGCCTGGATGGAGCGAAAGGCCCCCGAGACGCTGGAGGCCATCGTGGAAGCGGACGTGCGCTCCCGTGACCGTTTCGGGGGCCACGGCTCGGCCATGGCCCAGGTGTACAACCACATGATCATGCCCCTGGCCGGAGAGCGCGACCGCCGCACCCAGGTCCATTGGGGCATGGAGGACTTCCGCCGCCGCTTCGGACGCGACCCGGAAGGCATGTGGCTGCCGGAAACGGCCGTGGACCTGGAAAGCCTGGACATCCTGGCCGAGTTCGGCGTCAAGTTCACCATTCTGGCCCCCAACCAGGTCTCCGGGGTACGCAGGCTGGGTTCAGACTCTGAGTTTCACGACGTTTCCGGAGACCAGGCTGACCCTACCACTCCGTATGTCTGCAAACTGCCCTCCGGCCGGGAAATCGCCCTCTTCGTCTACGACGGCCCCATCTCGCGGGAGTTGGCTTTCGAGGGGCTGCTTACCTCGGGAGAGACCTTCCGCAATCGGCTCATGGGAGCCTTCACCGAAAACGGCAGGGAGTGGCCCCAGCTGGTCCACATCGCCACCGACGGCGAGACCTACGGCCACCACCACCGCCACGGGGAAATGGCGCTTTCCTATGCCCTCCGCCTCATCGAGGAGGACCCGGAAGTGGGGCTCATCAATTACGGACAGTACCTTGAAGAGCATCCTCCGCAGTATGAAATTAAAATCTTCGAGAATTCCTCCTGGAGTTGCGTGCATGGGGTGGAGCGCTGGAAGTCCGACTGCGGCTGCAACTCCGGCATGCACGGCGACTGGCACCAGAAATGGCGCAAGCCCCTGCGCAACGCCATGAACTGGTTGGCCGGGGAAGCCGCGTCCATTTACGAGGAACAGGGGCCGCAACTGCTGCGCGACCCGTGGAAGGCCCGGGACGATTACATCCACGTCCTGCTGGATCGCTCGCCGGAAAACCTCGACTCCTTCCTCTCGCACCACTGCACCAGGGAAGTGTACGGCGTGGAGCGGGTGCGGGTTCTCAAGCTGTTGGAGCTTGAGCGGTACGCCCAGCTCATCTTCACAAGCTGCGGCTGGTTCTTCGACGAGATATCCGGCATCGAAACGGTGCAGGTCATCCAGTACGCAGTGAGGGCCATCCAGCTTGCCCAGGAGCTGGGAGCCAAGGATTTGAGCAAGAAGTACGTTGGACGGCTCTCCCGAGCACCGTCCAATGTCTTCTCCAACGGCGCGGAAATCTACTCCAAACTGGCCAAACCGGCCCAGGTGGACATGCACCGTGTCTGTGCCCATTACGCCATGTCCGCCCTCTTCGCCGAGGAGGCGGAGCACGCGGATTTCGCATGCTACCAGGCGCGCTCCGTACACTTCCACCGGCTGCCCGCCGGCCGCTCCAACGTCGCCTGGGGCGAGGCGCGTATCTCCTCCACCGTCACCACGGAGAACGAATTCTTCCGCTTCGCCGTGCTCACCACCGGCGACCACAACGTTACCTGCGGCGTCAGCTCGGAACTCGACGAATCCGCCTTCAAGGCAATGGCCAAGGAGTTAAGCCAAGCCTTCGAGATGGGCGACATGGCCGAGGCCATCCGCACGCTGGACCGCCACTTCGGCAAACAGACCTACTCCGTACGCCACCTCTTCCGCGATGAGCAGCGAAAAGTCGTGGGCCGCATCATTCAGCCCACCCTGGACGAGGCGGAACAGTCGTACCGCTCTGTGCACGACGCCAACTACGCGCTCCTCAACTTCCTGCACTGGCTGGACATGCCGGTGGATTCCAAGCTCATGGACGCGGCCAAACACGTGGTCAATGCCGATATGCTTCGCCTGTTCGAGGACAGCGAGATGGACGTGGATCGCTTGCGCGGGCTCATTGAAGAGCGCAACCGCCTGGACTTGGCGGTGGAGACCGAAACCCTGCAGTATGTGGCCGCGGGGTGGATCAACCGCACCATGGAGCGCCTGAGCGAAGAACAGGACCCGCAAGCCTGGATGGAGACCGCCACGGCCGTGCGGAACGTCATGGAAGCCCTCGCGGACCTGCCCCTGCATCTCAATCTCGGACGCGCCGAAAACGTCTTCTTTGATCTGGCCCGGTCCAACGCGCCCTTCCCCGGCGGAACCGGCCGGGCCGAGCGGGCGGAGGTCTTCGCCCGGCTCGGTGAAATGCTGAAAGTGAGATTGCCATGA